The sequence below is a genomic window from Glycine max cultivar Williams 82 chromosome 20, Glycine_max_v4.0, whole genome shotgun sequence.
CATTTCCCATTAGCCAACATGTTTCTGATTTTCTTGAAATTATTACTAAGTTACAAGATTTGGCGTATATATACAAGCTCAAATAAAGAAGCTTACATTAGATGGTACGGAATCTTGACGAGCCAAAttagcattaaaaaaaaaaaatagtgaattcAACATACTATATAAATTGAAGAGAAAACACTGGAATTCCATTCCTAAGCTAAAGGAAACATAAAGACATGAATGGAGGCTTGAGAACAACCTCTACTCTAGCCGAAATGAAACCTCTTAGTATCTAAGGGAATTGGAATTTGGTTGTTGAGGTTCCAGATATCATCATCCCAAAGAACATCATTGTACAAGGCAGTGAAAGCATCACCCCCCAACAAGTCCATGTCCCAACCAGGGAACCAAGTGGAGCCCCATGACATTTGTTCATCCACCACACCTCCCACCAATGGCATATTCTCCTCCCAATTCCAACCCATCATGCCACCACCTTGTTGCTGTTGCTGCAAATACCCACCCACACCCACCATGTCTCTAGTACTTTCCTTTCTCTCCTCTTCCTCCACCACACGCTTCCCCACCTTCTGCTCACCCTCTTTCTTCACTTTCTTCTTCCCCATTGCTGCTGCTGCCACATCTTCAACACTGGGAGGATTATTCATGATGGGCCTAACAGCATTCACATTCACACCCCTCTGCCTCTTCATCTTGGACTTAAGTTAATGAAAAAGTGAAAAGGAATTCAAGGTGTTTATAGAGGTGCTAGAAGGTACGGAAATCTAGAGTAGAGTGTGGACAATTTTGGAATCAAGTTGTGTTGTGGTGATGTGACGTGAGCAGTCCTTATGAGAGTCATAATATGCATATTCATGTGGTTTACCGGCACCACCCTTTTGCTCTAATTTGGAACATAACGACAAAAAATCCCACCTTTGAGACAGCGTAGGGGTCAAGTACCAATTGCGGTAAGATAGAGTTAGAACCAAGTCAAACTCTTCATCTGGCCCATATAATTTTCATAGGTAGGCCTAGTGCAATGAATTTTTCGGTGAAAATGAGGTGcctattagtttttcttttaaattaattaaccaaAGCTTCTcccacttttttcttcttacagTGAACCTTATTTGCCTAATGAATCGTGTTAGAATCATGCATCCACATGACGCTGCCTCAAAGCTTGCGGTTCGCTGTTGCAAGTTGTTGCAACTTGCTTCTTTCTTTCATCAATTtgatctcttttcctttttctaaagATACTTTGTAAAAACTTGCAAGAAATCAAAGGAGTGctgtcaattttatttttctcgggAAGGTAAATCTTGTTAGGATGGGAGTTTCAAGTTTCCAGAAACAATACTAagaaattttttactttatactgttattttaattatttactatattaaaaattacacaatatttttttatgttttttaaccaaaatttcttattgaaatatttaaaattaatgttaacaaaattatttatacaattATTTGGACCGATTTAGAAGCTTTACCAATATTTAAGATCGatgtgaaaaatattaaaaacttccttttaattcctttatcaatatgttaaaaatattcaaacattatttttttatgctggACCGAAtataattggatttgaattttttaagtaatattgtgagtaaaaaaattaaataaaaatatgataaaaaggaGACATCTTTACAAGTGGTTAGTCATGTTATCCAGCGGAATTTAGTTTCTCTATAATTAATTTGCATCTATAACATAAaaatttttactaattaaagtCCTAAAATATACACTTTCATGTCTTAACATTTTTATACATTACATgatatcttaattatttaaataaacattattATATCATGTTATAATGACAATTATATCATGTTATAATGACATAATgtattataaatgttaaaaataaagagaaaatgtgtaAGTTTTGCCTAACATTTAGGGTTCGTTTGACAGAtggaaaattaagataaaaaattaaattaaaataaattataaaaatataagtctCCTATTATTTcgttatttatttgtttcatttgtCAATCTCTTTCTGCAAACAATTTGCTTCTTGTTATATGGGTACTTTCCTGGAGGCCAATGAAGTAAAAGAACCGTTGGATATTGCATAGTGTGGATGAACTTTTTTTGTCTGATGTATGCAGTTGTACGGAGTGGTGGTGGGACTTTtatcaaaagtattttttttttatttgggatggatttggaaaataaaataaattataataagtatTAAATCTTTTGAGTTAAAGATCGTaatatttataacaatttattattttttactaaagttataaaattttttacaactttatttaatttttttacgatttcagtttaatttttttaatattttttttaatattacgaCTCTGaagttataagtttttttttacctataaagttttttcttttagattttattttctttttgttttgctttcaattttttaaaaaaattataaatatttttatttaattatttgaatattattttatttaatatattttttatatttaaaatttagataattttttaataatgttattgaatttcatttgttttgtgaataaaataaaaagctaacataatgttatttaatatatttttttgaatatttgttttattttaaatactaaattttaaaaaactaaaattttaaaataaatattaaaatattttgctactaatattaacttatattttatgaaataatattatttattttgtataaaagaatttactattaaaaacatataataatttaataataaaaacta
It includes:
- the LOC100818055 gene encoding uncharacterized protein, yielding MKRQRGVNVNAVRPIMNNPPSVEDVAAAAMGKKKVKKEGEQKVGKRVVEEEERKESTRDMVGVGGYLQQQQQGGGMMGWNWEENMPLVGGVVDEQMSWGSTWFPGWDMDLLGGDAFTALYNDVLWDDDIWNLNNQIPIPLDTKRFHFG